GGATGATAAAGGTTTTACTAAAGAGATATTTAAAACTGGGCTAACTGGCTGGTATTACCGTGTTTTAGAAGAAGGAAGCACTAAACGCGGCGATGAGATAGAGATCGTCAAAAAAGATGAAGTTTGTATGAGCATAATGGAAGTAAATATGCTTTTTTATGATCCAAAAAATCATCTAAATTTGATGGATAAATTTAAGAGATTAAAGACTTTAAGTAGCGGTTGGGATAGTGTTATAGAAAAGCGTATAAAAGGTGTTTATGATAATTCTTATATGAGTGAGTTGTAAAATATAAAAAATGATCTGACCGGTAGTTCCGGTCAAATTTACGCTAAAATCTTCTGCCTATAGAAAACTCAAAGCTACTTGTATCATCGCCTGGTTTGTCGTTTAATGCTTTGGCATAGATAAGTTGAAGTGGTCCAATAGGAGTTAGCCATTCTATACCAGCACCTGTGCTGTAGCGCTTTATCTCATTTAAACTATCATCGCCTATCATACCATAATCAAAAAATAAAACCCCACGCATTTTTAAACGATCTATGATAGGAAAACTTAGCTCTGCTGAGTTGTTAAACGCTATCTTACCACCCATATCTATATTTTTTGTAGCTCCGCTACTTATAGTTATGTCTTTTTTTGGCGTTACGCTTCTGTTATCGTATCCCCTTATGCTTCTTATACCACCTAAGAATAGTTTTTCATTGATAGGAAGTTTAGCATCGTCACTATTCCATATATAGCCAAAATTCGATTTATATCTAAGGATCAAATCATAATCTATATAATCCCTAAGTCCAAAATAGTAGTTAAAATTTGTTTTATTTTTTACAAATTCAATATCTCCGCCGACTCCTGCATACTCAAAGTTCGTGCCTGCTATGATACCGCTTCTTGGCAAGTAGTAGTCATCTGTGTTGTTAAATGTGATGCCAGGTATTAATGAGCTTTTTAAATTTGTGCCGTTTTGGTATCCAGCTGCTTTATAAAACTGATCCAAACCGCTAATTTTGCTCTGTTCGATCTGATATGTTAAAAATGCAGTTACGTATCTACCTAGCTTTCTACCACCTGTTATAGAAGCTCCATAGTTTTTCTCTCTATAATCATCCCACTCATAGTCGTTTGCAAAAAGATTTCCGCCAAGACTATATTCTGAGTCAAAGACCCTAGGATTTGTAAGTCCTATATTTCCGCTAAGAGTGTCATCGCTTTTATCGACGCTTATACTGCCTTTGTATCCGCTACCAAATACGTTCGTATCGCTTACTCCAGCGCTTAAAAGCAGACCATCACTTGTCCCATATCCTATACCGCCTGTTATACTACCTGTTGAAGTTTCTTTTACTTTTACTTCTAGATCTACTTGATCTTTGCTTATCCTATTTTCTTTTATCTCTACATCTTCAAAGTAACTACTTCTTTTAAGTGCGTTTTTAGAATCTACAAGGTCACTTCTGTTGTATAAATTTCCCTCAGTCAAGTACATTTCACGTCGGATAACTCTATCTACTGTTCTGTCATTTCCAGAGATTATAACGTTTCTTATATATACTTGATCGTTTGGAACTACCTGATATACTATATCTACTGTATGATCTGTCTCGTTTTTCTCTGTTTTTGGATAAACTTTTACATAAGCATAGCCTTTGTCTGCTACTATATTTTCAAGTTTTTCTACATCGCCTCTAAGCCAAGCAGAATTTAGTCTATCGCCTGTTTCAAGTTTAAAGCCTTTTATGATCTCATCTGTATTTAGCTCAAGCTCACTAGGAGCTTCTATGCTTATACTACTTACTTTATATGCTTCACCTTCGTTTATATAATAAGTAAGATCGGCTGTGTAGTTATCAAAATATGTATTTAAATACGGATTAGAAACACTAACATCAAGATAACCTTTTTTTAGGTATTCTTCTTTGATCTTTGATGGATCGTTTGGGAGTTCATATATCTTTACGCTACCATCATTTAGCCCCCACATCCAGCCCATAAATTCACGTTCTTTATTTGCTATAGCCGGTTCTATATCTGAGTAATCAAGAACTTTTGCACCTTCTAAATTTACATTTTCTATAGTGATTTTCTCGCCTCTATTTATGGTCATTATGACTTGAAGTGCATTTTCGTTTCCGTGCAGTGGAGTGGTTTTTACATCTACAACTGTATCAAAATAGCTTTTAGCTTCATAAAACTGCCTTATTCTCTCTTTTGCTTTTTTTATGCCTACGTTATCATACATTTGACCTTGTTTTATGCCAAGTATGCCATCAATAGCTTTTTTATCATTTGTTACGACACCTTCTATATCAAGTTTTGCTATCGTAGGTTTTTCTTTGAAATTTATAATAACGTTTCCGTCATTTTCTTCTATGTAGATATCTTTAAAATATCCTTGTTTATATAAATTTAAAATAGCTTGATTTGAGGATTGTTCAGTTAGATTATCGCCTATTTTTAATCCAGAGATATCATTTGCTATATCGTTTGATAAGTGGATAAGCCCTTTGTATGTTATGGATTTTATAGTAGCAGCATTTAGCGCGGACGCTGCAACCAAGCTTAAAAAGAAAATTTTTTTCATTAATTTTTGCCTAAAGTTAAGTAATTTTCGCCATACTATCATAAATACTTTTAACATACAATAAATTTAAAAAAATGATACAAATTTGATAGCATAATAAAATTTTTTTTAAATTTAAAGTATAATTGCGAAAAAATTATCAAGGAAATATATGAAAGTTGGAATAATCGGACTTGGACTTATAGGCGGATCCCTTGGTCTAGCCCTTAGAGATATGAAGATCATCTCTAGTGTCAGCGGTTATGATCTAAATAAGCAAAATGAAGAGGACGCTCTAAAGCTCGGTTTGATTGATAAGATCATCAGTTTTGAAGAGATGAAACGTACTTGCGATATGATATTTTTAGCTATTCCTGTTGAAGCCATCATAAAGGTTTTGGGTGATTTAAAAGATATACCAAAAAATACTACGATAGTAGATCTTGGCTCTACGAAATCTAAAATATTAGAAAAATGCCCAAAAGAGATAAGAGAAAATTTCGTAGCAGCTCACCCTATGGCAGGAACTGAAAACTCAGGCCCTAAAGCGGCGTTTAAATCCCTTTTAAATGGTGCTGTTGTAGTAGTATGCGATGATAAAAATGCACACGAAAAGCATATAAAAAGGGCAGTTGAGATACTAAGTCATGCCGGTATGAAGATCATTTTTATGGATGCAAAAAGCCACGATCATCATGTAGGCATCATATCGCATTTGCCTCACGCTATTAGCTATAGTTTGGTAAATGCTACGCTAAAAGAAGAAGATAAAAGAAATATTTTGTTGCTAGCTGGTGGTAGCTTTAGCGGAATGGCTCGCATTGCAAAGTCAAGTCCCCAAATGTGGGTGGATATATTTAAGCAAAATAAAGATAATCTTATCAGCGCGATTGATTCATTCAAAAATGAGCTTCAAATTTGTCAAGATTTGATAAAAGGCGAAAAATGGGACGAATTAAAAGAGTGGATGAACACTGCTAGAAAACTTAGAGATATTTTGTAGTTAAATTTATAATTATTTTGATAAAATCACAAAATTAGATGTAAATAAAGGTAGAATATGAGAAAAAATAACGGATTTAGGGGTTTAGTTTATATAGTTGTCATTTTGGTTTTAGTAGTCAGTTTTTTTGGGCTTTTAAGCTCTAGTATGTTTGACAAAAATAGCCCAAAAGTGGCTCTTGAATCTCAAATTTACTGGAATTTAAAAGATCCTATACCTATAAAGATAGAAGATGAAAGCGGTA
The sequence above is a segment of the Campylobacter hyointestinalis subsp. lawsonii genome. Coding sequences within it:
- a CDS encoding prephenate dehydrogenase, with the translated sequence MKVGIIGLGLIGGSLGLALRDMKIISSVSGYDLNKQNEEDALKLGLIDKIISFEEMKRTCDMIFLAIPVEAIIKVLGDLKDIPKNTTIVDLGSTKSKILEKCPKEIRENFVAAHPMAGTENSGPKAAFKSLLNGAVVVVCDDKNAHEKHIKRAVEILSHAGMKIIFMDAKSHDHHVGIISHLPHAISYSLVNATLKEEDKRNILLLAGGSFSGMARIAKSSPQMWVDIFKQNKDNLISAIDSFKNELQICQDLIKGEKWDELKEWMNTARKLRDIL
- the bamA gene encoding outer membrane protein assembly factor BamA, with product MKKIFFLSLVAASALNAATIKSITYKGLIHLSNDIANDISGLKIGDNLTEQSSNQAILNLYKQGYFKDIYIEENDGNVIINFKEKPTIAKLDIEGVVTNDKKAIDGILGIKQGQMYDNVGIKKAKERIRQFYEAKSYFDTVVDVKTTPLHGNENALQVIMTINRGEKITIENVNLEGAKVLDYSDIEPAIANKEREFMGWMWGLNDGSVKIYELPNDPSKIKEEYLKKGYLDVSVSNPYLNTYFDNYTADLTYYINEGEAYKVSSISIEAPSELELNTDEIIKGFKLETGDRLNSAWLRGDVEKLENIVADKGYAYVKVYPKTEKNETDHTVDIVYQVVPNDQVYIRNVIISGNDRTVDRVIRREMYLTEGNLYNRSDLVDSKNALKRSSYFEDVEIKENRISKDQVDLEVKVKETSTGSITGGIGYGTSDGLLLSAGVSDTNVFGSGYKGSISVDKSDDTLSGNIGLTNPRVFDSEYSLGGNLFANDYEWDDYREKNYGASITGGRKLGRYVTAFLTYQIEQSKISGLDQFYKAAGYQNGTNLKSSLIPGITFNNTDDYYLPRSGIIAGTNFEYAGVGGDIEFVKNKTNFNYYFGLRDYIDYDLILRYKSNFGYIWNSDDAKLPINEKLFLGGIRSIRGYDNRSVTPKKDITISSGATKNIDMGGKIAFNNSAELSFPIIDRLKMRGVLFFDYGMIGDDSLNEIKRYSTGAGIEWLTPIGPLQLIYAKALNDKPGDDTSSFEFSIGRRF